The Dioscorea cayenensis subsp. rotundata cultivar TDr96_F1 chromosome 7, TDr96_F1_v2_PseudoChromosome.rev07_lg8_w22 25.fasta, whole genome shotgun sequence genome includes a region encoding these proteins:
- the LOC120265654 gene encoding antifungal protein ginkbilobin-like protein, producing the protein MSIIMSNSLSILLFFASLATQTVHGVANTKLLQVLCNSVTYTAGDPFTISLSYVLSDLKTETPSTKTYSYYNISPFPNAFAYGHAACSANLTAVDCGACLGAAIQVMNSSCFMRIGARSTLSDCNIRYEQYPFV; encoded by the coding sequence ATGTCCATCATCATGTCCAATTCCCTCTCCATCCTTCTCTTCTTTGCATCCCTTGCAACACAAACAGTCCATGGCGTTGCCAACACTAAGCTTCTCCAAGTGCTCTGCAACTCAGTGACATACACCGCCGGTGATCCCTTCACCATAAGTCTCTCCTACGTGCTCTCCGACCTCAAGACCGAGACACCGTCAACCAAAACCTACAGTTACTACAACATCTCGCCGTTTCCTAATGCCTTTGCCTACGGGCATGCAGCTTGTTCAGCCAACCTCACAGCAGTGGACTGCGGTGCGTGTCTTGGCGCTGCTATTCAAGTGATGAATAGCAGTTGTTTTATGAGGATTGGTGCTCGCTCTACTCTTTCTGATTGTAATATAAGATATGAGCAGTATCCTTTTGTTTAA